One Saccharopolyspora erythraea NRRL 2338 genomic region harbors:
- a CDS encoding helix-turn-helix domain-containing protein, with translation MPGTRSGSPQARALGAELRERRELANVSIRGLAQLLDIPKTRLARYESGAAVPKPEDVASYLTALGVTGEEHERIVDLARNTESPNWITSGIPGIQQELATLIEFEKTAVAMTEVAPFLVPGLLQIPEYMHAIMSDMSEKETGPRILMRMERKNLLARPDAPHFDVILGESALYEVLGGPRVMAEQLRHVAKVVDENDRVTVRVIKSGARTLHPAHVGQFILFEFAKATPIVQLEHYSGVAFLKGPRDIAAYQRAVTTLRELAMDPTESLQMITKRAAELEGIDA, from the coding sequence ATGCCCGGTACACGCTCAGGCAGCCCGCAAGCCCGCGCTCTGGGCGCTGAACTGCGGGAACGGCGCGAACTGGCCAACGTCAGCATCCGCGGTTTGGCCCAATTGCTGGACATTCCGAAGACGCGCCTCGCGCGGTACGAGAGCGGCGCAGCCGTGCCCAAGCCCGAAGACGTCGCGAGCTACCTGACCGCCCTGGGCGTGACCGGCGAGGAACACGAGCGGATCGTCGATCTCGCCCGCAACACCGAATCACCAAACTGGATCACGTCGGGCATCCCCGGAATCCAGCAAGAACTCGCAACGCTGATCGAGTTCGAGAAGACAGCCGTCGCGATGACAGAGGTCGCACCCTTCCTGGTCCCTGGACTGCTCCAGATCCCCGAGTACATGCACGCGATCATGTCCGACATGTCGGAGAAGGAAACCGGCCCAAGGATTCTCATGCGCATGGAGCGCAAGAACCTGCTGGCACGGCCGGACGCACCGCACTTCGACGTCATCCTTGGCGAGAGCGCACTGTACGAAGTCCTCGGCGGACCTCGCGTGATGGCCGAACAGCTACGACACGTCGCGAAGGTCGTCGACGAGAACGACCGCGTGACGGTCCGTGTGATCAAGTCCGGAGCGCGGACGCTCCACCCTGCGCATGTCGGACAGTTCATCCTGTTCGAGTTCGCCAAGGCGACGCCCATCGTGCAGCTCGAGCACTACAGCGGCGTCGCGTTCCTCAAAGGCCCGCGAGACATCGCCGCGTACCAGCGCGCGGTGACAACCTTGAGAGAGCTGGCAATGGACCCGACCGAATCACTCCAGATGATCACGAAACGAGCCGCAGAACTGGAAGGGATCGACGCGTGA
- a CDS encoding NAD(P)/FAD-dependent oxidoreductase, translating into MAGQSDPTRILILGGGYVGMYTALHLQKKLGRREASVTVVDPQPHMTYQPFLPEAAAGSVEPRHVVAPLRRVLKRCHVITAAVTEINNSDKVVTVNNPQTGSETLEYDLLVVALGSVSRLLPIPGLAEQGISLKTVGEAIYLRNHVLAKMDAAANTDDEELRKRLLTFTFVGGGFAGGEALAELEDMARYATRYYSNITPEDMSWVLVEAAGRVMPEVSEKMGVYVVKALEERGIKVYLNTFLKSVEGGHAVLSDGTEFDTDTLVWNAGVKANPVLKNSDLPLDERGRIRATAHLQVEGVSNVWAAGDCSAVPDLSKTEDDPTATCAPSAQHAVRQADQLAKNVLASMRGKATKEYKHAYAGSVAGLGLYKGVADVYGFKAKGFIAWFMHRSYHVSRMPTFNRKLRIIIDWTLAFMFKREAVSMGQIQDPKADFERAAAS; encoded by the coding sequence ATGGCTGGTCAATCCGATCCCACCCGGATTCTCATCCTCGGCGGCGGTTACGTCGGCATGTACACGGCGCTCCACCTTCAGAAGAAGCTCGGGCGCCGTGAAGCCTCCGTGACGGTCGTCGACCCTCAGCCGCACATGACCTACCAGCCCTTCCTGCCGGAGGCTGCCGCGGGTTCGGTCGAACCCCGGCACGTGGTAGCGCCACTGCGACGAGTGCTCAAGCGGTGCCATGTGATCACCGCCGCGGTCACTGAGATCAACAACAGTGACAAGGTCGTCACGGTCAACAACCCCCAGACCGGTTCCGAGACCCTGGAGTACGACCTGCTGGTCGTGGCGCTCGGGTCCGTCTCCCGTCTCCTGCCGATCCCCGGGCTCGCCGAACAGGGCATCAGCCTCAAGACCGTCGGCGAGGCGATCTACCTGCGCAACCACGTGCTGGCGAAGATGGACGCCGCCGCCAACACCGACGACGAGGAGCTGCGCAAGCGGCTGCTCACCTTCACCTTCGTCGGTGGCGGGTTCGCAGGCGGTGAGGCCCTCGCCGAGCTCGAGGACATGGCCCGGTACGCCACCCGCTACTACTCGAACATCACGCCCGAGGACATGAGCTGGGTCCTCGTCGAGGCCGCCGGGCGCGTCATGCCCGAGGTCAGCGAGAAGATGGGCGTCTACGTCGTCAAGGCGCTCGAGGAACGCGGCATCAAGGTCTACCTCAACACCTTCCTGAAGTCGGTCGAGGGCGGCCACGCGGTGCTCTCCGACGGCACCGAGTTCGACACCGACACGCTGGTGTGGAACGCGGGCGTGAAGGCCAACCCGGTGCTCAAGAACAGCGACCTGCCGCTGGACGAGCGCGGCCGCATCCGCGCCACCGCGCACCTGCAGGTCGAGGGCGTGTCCAACGTGTGGGCGGCCGGTGACTGCTCGGCGGTCCCGGACCTGTCCAAGACCGAGGACGACCCGACGGCCACCTGCGCCCCGTCGGCGCAGCACGCGGTCCGCCAGGCCGACCAGCTCGCCAAGAACGTGCTGGCCAGCATGCGGGGCAAGGCGACCAAGGAGTACAAGCACGCCTACGCCGGCTCGGTCGCCGGTCTGGGCCTGTACAAGGGTGTCGCCGACGTCTACGGCTTCAAGGCCAAGGGCTTCATCGCGTGGTTCATGCACCGCTCGTACCACGTGAGCCGGATGCCCACGTTCAACCGCAAGCTGCGCATCATCATCGACTGGACGCTGGCGTTCATGTTCAAGCGCGAGGCGGTTTCGATGGGCCAGATCCAGGACCCGAAGGCCGACTTCGAGCGGGCTGCCGCGAGCTGA
- a CDS encoding ATP-grasp domain-containing protein codes for MTEAEGRQEDLARPFGPGSALPARGGAVRPTPLLLQGQDYFFRSPDTDLDFQDRMFRADLVSDGSVDPVPCVLVLARAADMEMNELSLALAEHNIRMVRVDADRCLDLALTVYTDAPLIEFQRWLLRPVLVWRRHFDITAVPVDPTTVHGAYVREQWQAVANWLACRSDWEQVNPVRSSEHLDRLTQLHDAAAFGLRVPRTAVTTMPGRTRPGGGRCIVKTAGHHLLEPEPGALRGLFPRPLDIRRTHEALEPAPVLVQQYLDAEFELRVFVVGERVISFRVEKLDPAQLWVDPEAVVVRRVEVDRALADKLLALCRHWKLQVAAFDLLVTRGEPVFLEVNVNCDWRWFENRAECTEVSDEVHSWVRTRFGELASVAAASRDRW; via the coding sequence ATGACCGAGGCCGAAGGGCGGCAGGAGGACCTCGCGCGACCGTTCGGTCCCGGCTCCGCCCTTCCGGCCCGGGGGGGTGCGGTGCGCCCCACGCCGCTGCTGCTGCAGGGCCAGGACTACTTCTTCCGGTCACCGGACACCGACCTGGACTTCCAGGACCGCATGTTCCGCGCGGACCTGGTCAGCGACGGGTCGGTCGACCCGGTCCCGTGCGTCCTGGTGCTGGCCCGCGCCGCGGACATGGAGATGAACGAGCTTTCCCTGGCGCTGGCCGAGCACAACATCCGGATGGTGCGGGTGGACGCCGACCGCTGCCTGGACCTCGCGCTGACGGTCTACACCGACGCGCCGCTGATCGAGTTCCAGCGCTGGCTGCTGCGTCCGGTGCTGGTGTGGCGCAGGCACTTCGACATCACCGCCGTGCCGGTCGACCCGACGACCGTGCACGGCGCCTACGTGCGCGAGCAGTGGCAGGCGGTCGCGAACTGGCTGGCCTGCCGTTCGGACTGGGAGCAGGTCAACCCGGTGCGCTCCAGCGAGCACCTGGACCGGCTGACCCAGCTGCACGACGCGGCGGCGTTCGGGCTGCGGGTGCCGCGCACCGCGGTCACCACGATGCCGGGTCGCACCCGTCCGGGCGGCGGGCGCTGCATCGTCAAGACCGCGGGCCACCACCTGCTGGAACCCGAGCCGGGCGCGCTGCGGGGACTTTTCCCGCGCCCGCTGGACATCCGCCGCACGCACGAGGCGCTGGAGCCGGCGCCGGTGCTCGTGCAGCAGTACCTCGACGCCGAGTTCGAACTCCGCGTCTTCGTCGTCGGCGAGCGGGTGATCTCCTTCCGGGTGGAGAAGCTCGACCCGGCGCAGCTGTGGGTCGACCCCGAGGCGGTCGTGGTGCGGCGGGTGGAGGTCGACCGCGCGCTCGCGGACAAGCTGCTGGCGCTGTGCCGCCACTGGAAGCTCCAGGTCGCCGCGTTCGACCTGCTGGTGACCCGCGGCGAGCCCGTCTTCCTCGAGGTCAACGTCAACTGCGACTGGCGCTGGTTCGAGAACCGCGCCGAGTGCACCGAGGTCAGCGACGAGGTCCACAGCTGGGTGCGCACCCGGTTCGGCGAGCTCGCGTCCGTGGCGGCGGCGAGCCGGGACCGGTGGTGA
- a CDS encoding helix-turn-helix domain-containing protein, protein MSSADMPRYLTPREERELAEQLATDYTVHGASIRILMFDVGMSYGAVHLLLTEVAGIALRKRGGASDHALARREFDDLDAPHDLAAPFSWNFAKGARITELAQQHQLYPYTVWRLLLLTDVRRPRRLNRAPYGSRRRDRL, encoded by the coding sequence ATGAGCAGTGCTGACATGCCCAGGTACCTGACACCACGGGAGGAACGCGAGCTGGCCGAGCAGCTGGCGACTGACTACACGGTCCACGGAGCGTCGATCCGCATCCTGATGTTCGATGTCGGCATGTCTTACGGCGCGGTGCACCTCCTGCTGACCGAAGTCGCCGGGATTGCTCTCCGCAAGCGAGGCGGGGCCAGCGACCACGCTCTTGCCCGCCGCGAGTTCGACGACCTCGACGCCCCCCATGACCTGGCTGCCCCCTTCTCGTGGAACTTCGCTAAGGGGGCGCGCATCACCGAACTGGCACAGCAGCACCAGCTCTACCCCTATACGGTCTGGCGTCTCCTGCTGCTTACCGACGTCCGCCGCCCGCGACGGCTCAACCGCGCCCCCTACGGAAGCCGACGTCGCGACCGCCTCTGA
- a CDS encoding alpha/beta hydrolase, translated as MADSMKRHGAGVEEVASGWHRVKGKAEGGWEGRASAAFQGFAAQQGGDGDALAGLFPRFGQACTVWADEIDTVKARMEQAKQVATEGQLMVFGDSIYPPKPFTGAPPGPVDPRVPGAEDRANQQSAQYEAAKALHAKQEAAFAEAQATVAQARGMEKVAHETLSRSMDAVTGALKDIGQAAEWGKAAAAPTSAVTAALAGAAMDMEAHAANATRAGFETALQQGPAAVRGCWASLTTAQRTDLMDRFPQMVGGADGVPVVDRDQANRSVLAAQRQGLVNKLDEERRRLREDPYHRRGISDSDSQYRIWQLEESLKGIDRLQEKLGPSAEQSDYYLLGVDGTVNSRGQAIIASGNPDNADNVLTSVPGTFSDLGDAMDYVDRNDRLAERAEQLNPGTKTAAITWSDYNSPSDLLNASDERFANEAKGDLARFQEGLRATHNGPPSHNTVLGHSYGSTVVGYAARDHGLSSDEIAFIGSPGVGVDRAEDLGVPPDHVWSGTSGHDIIDTWTPSLSPGDIGNGSDDHWYGMNPSDPHFGGQILETDPTAGHSDYWDREQSIDSISRVVAGNNREMPSNHG; from the coding sequence ATGGCCGACTCCATGAAGAGGCATGGCGCAGGTGTCGAAGAGGTCGCCTCCGGCTGGCATCGGGTCAAGGGTAAAGCCGAGGGTGGCTGGGAAGGCCGCGCCTCCGCCGCTTTTCAGGGGTTTGCTGCCCAGCAGGGTGGTGATGGTGACGCGCTCGCTGGGTTGTTTCCCCGGTTTGGACAGGCGTGCACGGTGTGGGCCGACGAGATCGACACGGTCAAAGCCCGGATGGAACAGGCCAAGCAGGTTGCTACTGAAGGCCAGCTGATGGTGTTCGGCGACTCGATCTACCCGCCAAAGCCGTTCACCGGCGCACCGCCCGGCCCGGTCGACCCACGGGTTCCCGGGGCCGAGGATCGGGCGAATCAGCAGTCGGCGCAGTACGAAGCAGCGAAAGCCTTGCACGCCAAGCAAGAAGCCGCCTTCGCCGAAGCTCAAGCCACCGTCGCGCAGGCCCGTGGAATGGAGAAGGTCGCGCACGAAACCCTCTCCCGTTCGATGGACGCGGTCACGGGAGCCCTCAAGGACATCGGCCAAGCCGCCGAGTGGGGAAAGGCCGCCGCGGCGCCAACCAGCGCGGTGACTGCTGCGTTAGCTGGCGCGGCGATGGACATGGAGGCCCACGCGGCCAACGCCACACGTGCGGGATTCGAGACTGCGTTGCAGCAGGGCCCGGCGGCGGTACGTGGCTGCTGGGCCTCGTTGACGACTGCTCAACGGACGGACCTGATGGACCGCTTCCCGCAGATGGTTGGTGGTGCCGATGGAGTGCCGGTCGTTGACCGGGATCAAGCAAATCGGTCCGTGCTCGCGGCCCAGCGACAGGGTCTCGTCAACAAGCTCGATGAAGAACGTCGTCGTCTGAGAGAGGATCCCTACCATCGCCGTGGGATCAGCGACTCGGACTCGCAATATCGAATCTGGCAGTTGGAGGAATCACTCAAAGGAATTGATAGACTCCAAGAGAAGCTCGGCCCTTCCGCCGAACAAAGTGATTACTACCTTCTTGGTGTCGATGGAACGGTAAACTCTCGCGGCCAGGCGATCATCGCCTCAGGAAACCCGGATAACGCCGACAATGTGTTGACATCCGTTCCGGGCACGTTCTCGGACCTGGGCGACGCAATGGACTATGTAGACAGGAACGATCGCCTAGCCGAGCGCGCCGAGCAGCTCAACCCCGGCACGAAAACCGCCGCGATCACCTGGTCGGATTACAACTCGCCATCTGACCTTCTTAACGCGTCGGACGAAAGGTTTGCGAACGAGGCCAAGGGCGACCTTGCTCGATTCCAAGAAGGACTGCGCGCCACCCACAATGGGCCACCGAGCCACAACACCGTACTTGGGCACTCGTACGGATCGACGGTCGTGGGCTATGCCGCACGTGACCACGGCCTCTCATCTGATGAGATCGCCTTCATCGGATCGCCTGGTGTTGGAGTGGATCGCGCCGAGGATCTTGGTGTTCCTCCTGACCATGTGTGGTCTGGCACCTCCGGCCACGACATAATCGACACATGGACACCATCGCTGAGCCCGGGAGACATCGGCAATGGCTCAGATGACCATTGGTATGGTATGAACCCATCCGACCCGCACTTCGGCGGACAGATCTTGGAGACTGACCCCACCGCAGGGCACTCTGATTATTGGGATCGCGAGCAATCGATTGACTCAATATCCCGGGTAGTCGCAGGCAACAATAGAGAGATGCCGAGCAACCATGGATAA
- a CDS encoding replication-relaxation family protein: MVLELVAEHQVLTTEQLRALMFPSISRAQHRLLDLTDAGVLWRTQPYRAEGGSKPFHYLLGYRGAELRAARQGVQPPRPITHADRLRRILESPTLAHLLGVNQFFADLADYCRRSGLGSPFSGAGRLEGEGLHSWRSEKSITEFYERKVTPDGYGCWYQGGQWLGFFLEHDMGTEPLGRVADKLDRYTTSGDRAFDRFDTARQLGGMVLIWVASRRREQGVRKVLQAKHSPVPVATAARDCGDPDGPAGEVWSVVTAEPARSRRVRLGELPNMIGGTTETGAPIVLSELPASSAAPSFGSDRFRDGLTDEMGQANRQELVLDEVHTTEPDTVDDTPYPAPGRTTQPWWKPLG; the protein is encoded by the coding sequence ATGGTGTTGGAGCTTGTCGCCGAGCACCAGGTACTGACTACCGAACAGCTTCGGGCATTAATGTTTCCGTCGATCTCCCGGGCCCAGCATCGGTTGCTGGACCTCACCGATGCGGGCGTGTTGTGGCGGACGCAGCCGTACCGCGCCGAAGGCGGGTCGAAGCCCTTTCACTACCTGCTCGGCTATCGAGGTGCGGAGCTACGTGCCGCGCGGCAGGGAGTACAGCCACCACGTCCGATCACACATGCCGACAGACTCCGCCGCATACTTGAGTCACCGACGTTGGCGCACCTGCTCGGCGTGAACCAGTTCTTCGCGGATCTTGCCGACTACTGCCGCCGGAGCGGCCTCGGCTCGCCGTTTTCCGGCGCTGGGCGGCTGGAAGGCGAGGGGTTGCATTCGTGGCGCTCGGAGAAGTCGATCACGGAGTTCTACGAGCGCAAGGTCACCCCGGATGGCTACGGCTGCTGGTATCAAGGCGGCCAGTGGCTGGGGTTCTTTCTCGAACACGACATGGGCACCGAACCGCTGGGCAGGGTCGCAGACAAGCTCGACCGCTACACCACCTCGGGTGATCGCGCCTTCGATCGTTTCGACACGGCACGGCAGCTGGGCGGCATGGTGTTGATCTGGGTGGCCAGCAGGCGTCGCGAACAGGGTGTACGGAAAGTGTTGCAGGCCAAGCACTCTCCGGTGCCAGTGGCGACCGCAGCCCGTGACTGCGGCGATCCTGATGGCCCAGCGGGCGAGGTGTGGTCCGTGGTGACCGCTGAGCCAGCCCGCTCGCGCCGCGTCCGACTGGGCGAGCTGCCGAACATGATCGGCGGCACCACCGAGACCGGTGCCCCGATCGTTCTCAGCGAGCTGCCGGCGAGCTCTGCTGCGCCGTCCTTCGGCAGTGACCGGTTCCGCGACGGGCTCACCGACGAGATGGGTCAGGCCAACCGGCAGGAACTCGTTCTGGACGAAGTCCATACCACCGAACCTGATACCGTGGACGACACACCATATCCCGCACCTGGGCGCACAACGCAGCCTTGGTGGAAACCCCTGGGCTGA
- a CDS encoding DUF397 domain-containing protein — MTENLTGWRTSTRSAQQGACVEVGGAPGLAGVRDTKDRNGDTLVFNRAVWEHFLMGVKAERFDAPQS; from the coding sequence GTGACCGAAAACTTAACTGGGTGGCGCACATCAACCCGCTCTGCCCAGCAAGGGGCGTGTGTGGAGGTAGGGGGCGCTCCCGGACTGGCGGGGGTGCGGGACACCAAGGACCGGAACGGTGACACGCTGGTCTTCAACCGCGCGGTCTGGGAACACTTCCTGATGGGCGTCAAAGCCGAGCGATTCGACGCACCGCAGAGCTGA